The Pectinophora gossypiella chromosome 15, ilPecGoss1.1, whole genome shotgun sequence genome segment GTAGCTCTTGTTGTTGGAGACTTATTTAGGATATTAGTCTGCGGAGGTTCCATCGTGCTAACTGCAGCGCACTGCATTGAAGCAGTTATGATATGGGATCATGGGGATATTCATGCCACGCCCGAATTATTACCGTAAGCATTTGTATTTTACCATTGATAATACGTATTCAGGTCAAGTATAGTGggaaaaacattaataatatgttatttacttaaaaataatcatttttgttTTACAGATCGTTAAGAGGAATTGTGGGCACTAACGAATACACGgcaaatttatataaaaatcaagTTATGTTTTCAAACTATACCATTCACCCGGAGTATCAACCTTATACTATTAAAAATGACGTAGGACTGCTAAttaccacaaaaaatataagGTTTAACGATAAAATTGGAGTGATACCTTTGAAAAGGAAGTGGGTAGATGGGGGCGAAAAATCGTACGTCGCAGGCTGGGGTACGGATGAGGtaagaatttattaaatattttacattaactttttaatagTTGACATTCTTTCTTCAGCCTAGtgaaattaaatttttgttaATTCCCtagactgactcactcatctgTCATCACAACACTAAAAGTTTGAAAGTCGAGCCCTTGTcaaattttgacatttaatttttttttagccTTTGGCGGGAAACAtcgatttattttcttttattagttTTAGCGGGAAATGTTAAATTAAGACTATTTCAGGATTGTTTGTTGTTTTGCTGAAATATTACTTCGTTTGATAACGATATCAAATGGCGCTTCTTCgttgatattaaattattttaagttgatTACAAACAAGCAAGCAAGGTTGACCAAAATAATgagttttatttgtaagtaggtatgcgATATCTTGGATAAGATTAAACTCTTAAACCTTGAAACTACGTAAGTAAAGCTTAGTTTAGCCGgttaagtatttagtttatttcCTAACTTATGTCTTCATTTTCGCTAACACTGTTGGATATCGACCATTAATTATAGATCGATACggttggtttttttttgttttggttttccccgaagggtaaggcaaagggaacctatgcccatacagctatgtcttacgtattttttttgcgATATATGACGTTTTTTTCTCGATTCGGTTGGTTTAACAAAAATCTCGGTGAGCCgtgtgtacctacttagttttctTGTGATGGATATgttatgtacctctgactaagtaataataaatgtgaACATATACCTATGTTGTAActatgagagactttccagggcACATTTGTCaagaacaatatagatggcgctgtacatattttccttcgtttaacactctaatttcatagacatatgcatcttttctctttgtttttgggttcaTATATGCTAACGCCATTATTACtacctgagtaatgagaaaataagtaattatcacgttaaagctgtacggtcactagtactaatatgtataggtacactttgaaaccatgtcacattaactttttcgacaaattaaaccgtaagtctctttaaatatcaaatatgatagtgcgacagagttctaaagtcccttcgtaaacttaattcagtgggtacatgatattgctcatgactgtacaccggatgagagccttcagcgctccccatttgtccggccaagtagttaatgccatctgcggcaaatctacaataagtcacgtcaaaagaaaatcatgactatacaacgccatctgtattatttttggtgaacctaccctggaaagtcgctcgttatgttatgttacagaaCTTTGTAACGCCGGTACATCTGCAATATCTTCACATAACAACACTGACCGATGACGAATGTATCGCCGGGGTTCACCAGGCGACGGAGTTGCTAGGACCGGCGCCGCACATCGACCCTGCTGTCGAGATCTGCGCCCTACTCACCCAAGGTCATGGCATGTGCTTTGTAAGTTCGTTTACAGTGGGTTAAACAATCACAtacttacacacacatacatacatactgggtgttagtgacatcgtaacgaatactgagggggttgattcaggccatgattctgagttaaaatcaagtggaattttgcgacgcaaaattcatgttttttttttagtttttttaaattattttcaatcctatacttttgcgatggaaaattccacttgatattaactcagaataatcagatgaatcatccctctcagtattcgttacgatgacacttacaacccgtacaagtacatacggtagccatataagtaggtatggggtgttagtgacaccgtaacgaatactgagggggatggttcagaccatgattctgagttgatatcaagtggaatttcgtgtcaaaaaaatcatgaaaatttttcttttctttttaattattttccaatccatacttttgcgacggaaatttctacttgatatcaactcagaatcatggcctgaatcacccctcaaagttttcgttacgatggcactaacaccctgtatacataaagctgctgtatatttctatttaatgtcctctagccctcgttgacaattacttccgcacaatatcccaggaagaggaaatgactgaaaaccagcgctggatggcgccatagcatggctccatcgcagcacaagctgagccatttccttttgcccgtattcgtaatattcataattacctagttcttattgcaaatgtaaattgttactggcaatacatttattttattcttataaactaaaggaatgggcagagccacaagtaatcaaagacaattggcagccactgttgatacgatgtcgcaagctggatatgatgaaccttatggtgatattcaaattcaaattcaaaaatatctttattcagtaggtttacactttgaatcgtcaatttttacataacgaacgtctcatccgcctaaaactactgcagcttctcacaacctgtatagccggggaaaagaagctgcaagaaaaaccacggcacagggccctagacgttctttaaaaaaaataaaaataaaatattgatatacaattgagtaatttagctgcctaatatcagttctcagacagttaatcccatgcattcatatcttctaaataatcactaactttataataaccttttttgtaaagtttttgtttaattacttcttcttcttcagtcttaaagcagttgaaaggcaaattctgaatgtcaataagggatcagcctatcgcccataacattagtccgtcatgttagaggacacaatccctctgtcggtttttacgacatgcccgggaagacaagcagctgaacgtgttgaCATACTTACTAGGTACTATTAAGCAGAACGACTTGTTCAGTACCTActttatgagcatagtgatgtatcagtcgatattagatcgatcgattattttcaCTTAATAAATTGCAATTTGCAAAACTGCAATGAATGAATGCTTTCATACGGCTTAGACCCCCTGATAGAAAAGCGCAGGGGTTTAGCAGCGCGTGACATCCGAAAGACCATGCGGATTACGGACGGAGTCGCGTGCTAAATTAACCCTCTCACGggcggagaccatgggtcattgatggttcataatagaaaGTATAAcaccttagaatcggaacgtcattagacgttctgtccttgaaagtgttaagctaGTGAtggataagtaggtaataaaatctgtcttttaAATTGAGAAGTCACTGTCCTTTGGTACACCGGCTtacttcgaatcccggtaccggacttgagTTGCCTCGatcattgtagacggcgatacggctcaccacctatcacgttggtctaacagaaagctcggtgaattgtggatacttagttcatcttgctatggatgtatctctgacccAATAGGGCTATAATCGTAAGCTTATGTCGTTTACATTGTACAGGGTGACTCTGGCAGCGCGCTAGTGTCGGAGCGGACTGGGCAGCAGATCGGCATCGTCTCTTGGGGCTTCCCATGCGCGCTGGGGTTCCCAGACATGTTCGTCAGGATCAGTGGAGTATGGGACTTCATACAACCCCACATTACACCAGCAAGTATCGAGAAGAGCTGATTGACGCCTCtgtgatcaaatcaaatcaaaatcaattatTGCAAGAAACAAATTCTGTCATAACAGTAAAGACAATGGcaaagcgaataaaaaaaaaaacaattataatgaATGAttatattagatataagttaCCTTATGTTAGATGTCTGTACACTtaaattaactaaattaaaaaacctTTGTTACTAAAACATTAGATTATTTTTACCTGACTGCCAAAGGAAGGTAATGTTTTTACATAATGACATAGGTAAATAGTAATTACTTATGTTACTATCACGGGATTTAAACATCGGTGCCGAGGAGTGGGTGGGTGTGTGGGCAGAAGTGTAGGTATACTTAGCAATAGCACACCCCggagacttcatacaaaacacctcgttttacacagacactacacattgacattgacACATTGGCATTGGTGGAATAGAGGCCTATCTAATGCGGCGGCAGTTGCGGTGGTGCGGCCATGTCTCCCGGATGTCTGATGACAGAGTGACGAAGCGCATCTTCTATTCGGAACTTCAGAGTGGCAAGCGGAAACAAGGCGGCCTAATTCTGCGGTACAAAGATGTGCATGAAACGATGTGACGTAGACCCGTTGCAATGGGAGGCGGAGGCAGCTGAACGGTCGTTATGGAGGCGTACAGTGAACACCAAGGTGTTTGACTTCGAGAAGGAGAGACTTCTCGATACGAAACGAGACGAGCTCAAGGCGCGACCACCTGCtgccataaattataattatttaggaggagtgctgacgtgcattgaatgcggtcgtacatttaatgctaagatcggatatgtcagtcacatgagagcacacgaacgacgctctcattagttgtcgagtcgctgtggccgaatacggtcaggaaGGATTGTTACACAtttacgttatcgtacacgcgcatctgtgtgtgtgacgtctgtcgccatacgattgaagactaaagtaaaaccgagggggtgaggtaaaagtAGTTCAGCCGTTGGTGAGGAGCgtagagttgtcgttctatacatagaatagaatataaatagtttattataaaagggcgccatacacacaaaaaagacaacaacatcatatgaaatttccactaaaacaatcaaaaaagcaagacagatgtttgtcgaaatgatcataaggtggtggtggacatcctgagataaaaggacctcacttagcacaagtcgcggcgtgaaccacgacgctgatattatgtggaccctgtggGTGatgcacgaacatcgtgttccataaacatgtgttaatggtgtacatacattatctacgtattattccttattctgtggcaATAGGTACACCTCCCACACACTCACTCCTCATACAccgctgcctaccccttcgggaatacaggcgtgatgctcgtGATATTAcgtgttgttattttatcagtaaagtacctaattttattctgcattttaattacttattacgtAAATTGACGACATTTCAGAAATCCACCatcaataatatttatcaaTTAATTCGGTGATAATATTTTGATGTGTTTAGATTGTtaaataattactattacttacttataataaaattatattgtaccaaatataattattgtatgtttgtttgacaTAATATCGCAAAGCTTCACGCTTACAATCTCCATCGTCATAGGCAGACGACAAAGTATCCTCCCTACgacaattggatagtttcctaggtcaaagatagaagagaaataaagacagatctaaaggtgacaaaaaacgttttcttttctattcaacttacttatttatgaattttaataaagaaaaatgtaaaaataagtacgacattttgtcacattttctatgacgtcacagtgagtaagtattttttcatacgaattccatagtaagtaatttctgactagttggaaagtagcctaacAATTGATTTTGAAAAGCGACAATGACAGTGATGAAAATGTAATCCCATACTTTGACTTGTCAATGAAAATGTATGGGCTTGACTTCCCATACATTTTCAATTACTTACTGTTTTCGTAATCATTTGCAATTTATTTCAcgatcttaggacttcgtatttacaatggctgcaagttgtctttgtatGGGGTGGTATGCAGTGGCGaccctaataaaatatctacgtGGTACCAGACCTCAAAATGGCACCCCTCATCCattaataaagtacattttttttcgatttacgGCCACtgaaattaacattttaatttttttttaaatgttgttcACGGCATGAGTATGAGTTTTATATGGCCGCAATCTGACCCGATGAAGTTTTAGTTTGTGTCTAAAAAAAGACATAAAAGAGTTTGTAACGGCAATTTTCAAGGTTTATTCttt includes the following:
- the LOC126373248 gene encoding chymotrypsin-1-like, translated to MALIFYTILLFIPVSFINGLPYSKPYDVKEFTSARIVGGKPAPDGFAPHMVALVVGDLFRILVCGGSIVLTAAHCIEAVMIWDHGDIHATPELLPSLRGIVGTNEYTANLYKNQVMFSNYTIHPEYQPYTIKNDVGLLITTKNIRFNDKIGVIPLKRKWVDGGEKSYVAGWGTDENFVTPVHLQYLHITTLTDDECIAGVHQATELLGPAPHIDPAVEICALLTQGHGMCFGDSGSALVSERTGQQIGIVSWGFPCALGFPDMFVRISGVWDFIQPHITPASIEKS